GCGGGCCACGGGTCACGGTCTCCGATATCCGCGTGGCGGGAAATAACCGGACTGACCGTGAATTTATTTTAAAGCGCATGACCGTGCAGCCGGGTGATTTGTACAGCGGCCGAAAAAAGCGGGAAAGTTTCCAGCGGCTTTACCAAACCGGTCTTTTTTCCCGGGTCACCATTTCCCTGGCCGAGGGACAAGGTTCGGAAGAACGCGAACTCCTGGTGCGGGTCGAAGAGGCCTTGTCCCGGGAATTGTTTTTCACCGCCGGTTGGGGTTCCTATGAGCTGCTGCGCGGCGGCGCCGGTTTTCTTGATCGCAATATCTTCGGTTACGGCCGGAGTTTCCGCTTTGAGGCCGGAGGGTCGGTCAAGAGCGCTGCTGTCGATGCCGCGGTCAGGGATTCACGAATTTTCGGCAGCGATATTTCCGCCGATCTGCCGGTTTTTTTTCATCGCCGGGAAGAACCCTCCTTTACCGGTGAAGAGCTGGGCGCTTCGCTTCTGCTCTCCAGAAATCTGCGCAAGGATCTTTCTGTTTCGCTTCGTTATCTTTACAGCAGCACGCAAACCACGGATATCGTCGCGCGTGACATCCCGGAGCAGGAAAACAATTACACTATTGCCGGATTTAAACTGCAGGCAACTCTGGACAACCGCAATGACATCTTCTTTCCCACCGGCGGACACCGGATTTTCGGGTCCGCCGAGGTTGCCGAACCGTCCCTGGGCAGCGGTCTTTCCTTTTATCGCTGCAATTTCGGGGCGCGCACATTTTTACCGCTTGACGTTAAACATACCGTGGCCCTGCGTTATGACACCGGCGTCATTGTGCCCGGACGCAATCAGATTACGATTCCCATCGGCGAAAGATACTTTAACGGCGGCGAGAATACGGTGCGCAGTTTCCATCAGTCCGAGCTCGGTCCCAGAGATGCTTCCGGCGACCCTTTGGGCGGCATGGCCTTTAATATTCTTTCCATTGAGCTGCGCCGCCTGCTGATGGATAATCTCGCGGTTACGCTTTTTGTTGATTACGGTAATATTTCACCCAATCTTTCCCCGGAAGAGGAGGGGGGAGTTCCGTTCGCCGACCGGCAGGACGTTATCGACGAAACGTTCAGCGACTATTTCAGTGATTTCAGACCGGCGCTGGGAATGGGGCTGCAGTACCTGCTGCCGGTTGGACCGGCGCGGCTCGATTTCGCCTGGAATCCCGACCGGGATGCGGAACGGGAGGAGGACAGCTTCACGGTCCATTTCAGTATCGGCATGGCTTTCTGATGGCGGATCGGCACGTGGCGACGTTTCCCGTCAAAGAAAAAAAAGCAGGGTGCACAGGGAAAAGATGGTGACCGGAATACCGGTTCGGGCATGCTCGGCAAATGATATTTCGATGCCGAATTTTTTTGCCTGTTCGATGACAATCAGGTTGGCGATGCTGCCGATGACAATCAGGTTGCCGGCAAAGGTGCTGGATACGGCAAGGGTATACCATTGCTCGGGTTGAGCCGGATCAAGAAAGCGGATGAGCAGCATGGCGGCAGGCACATTGCTGACCAGATTGCTTAAAAGCGCCGACACCCCGGTCAGGGTGGCCGGGTCGGTGAGGATGACCCCGGTGCGGTTCAACATGTCGATGATGCGGCTGGGAGCATTTATCGACTCGATGCCCTGCACCACGATAAAAAGGGCGCAGAACAGGGTGAGCAGGTGCCAGTCGATCAGCTCCATCATCTGCCGGGAACGCATCTTTCTGCTGCAAAGCAGGATGCCGGCCGTTGTAATGGCCGTCAGTTCACGGGGGATGTCGGTGAAGAAGAAGACCACCAGCAGCAAGGTCGCGGCAATGCCTTTTGTGCTCTGGAGAAGGTTGAACTCCGGCCAATGTCCCGCTGCAAGGGGTTGCCGCGCCGCAAATGCCAGCGTGAAGCGGTTGCGGTATAAAAAACAGATGATCATGTAGGAGCCGGCAAGGGAAATGAGTGTCGGCGGGGAGCACCAGAAGAGAAAATCGGCAAAATCCAACCTGCCCACCTGACCGATGAGCATATTCTGCGGGTTGCCGATGATGGTGGCTGCCGAACCGATGTTGCTTGCCGCGGCAAGTCCAAGCAGAAAGGGAAGGGGATTGAGTCCTGTCCGCAGCAGGGCCATGGCCAGCACCGGGGTAAAGGCAAGGCAGATGATATCGTTTGCCAGCAAAGCGGACAAGAGGGCGGCGAGCAGCATGATGACCAGCAGGAACAAGCGCGGCTGATGGAGCAGCCCGGTGCTGCGGGAGGCAATCCAGGTGTAGAATCCGCCCAGTCGCAGCTGGGCGGAGAGTATCATCAGGCCGTAGAGCAGGACAATAGTCGGCAGATCGATGGCCCCCATGGCCGTTTCGAGCGGCACGGCGCCGCTGACCACCATGGCAATGGCGCCCAGCAGGGCGATGCCTGTCCGGTCAAGGGCCAGGCCGGGAATGCGCCCCAGGGCGACCCCGGCATAGGTCAGGATGAAGATGGTCGTGGCAATGGTCGGCATGGGCGTTACTATAGCAGACGCCCGGAGTTGTGGGCCAGCGGAAAACGTTCACATGAAAAAATGGTGGGTGCCGGTTGCCGGTCAACGGTTTGCGGATGGTTGTATGCGGAAGGTTCGCAATCCGCAATCCGTAAACCGGCGATGACTTTGGGTTATTTGCTGGTGTAGGTAAACTGGTCGAGCAGTTTTTTCCCGTCCAGGGCCGCCTTGCTTTTGATGGTGTAGCTGCCTGGGGTTCTGAGCTCGATATCGGCGCCGTAGCCCCCTGACATGGGCATAGTCATCACCGTCTGCTCCACGCCGTCCGGACCCTTGACAAGAAAACCGACTGTGCCGTCTGCCGCCTGAGCCCCGTCCGGTGCGGTGATGTGCAGCATGAGATGGTGGGATTTGACCTTGGCGAGGTCGATATTTGCCGCCTTGCCCGCCTGCTGGGCCGCTGCCAGATTTGCCAGATTGTCGATCAGCTGATAGGACAAATGATAGCCTTCCACCGTGGATTCTTGGATCTTCTCGCCCATTTGGGCCGAGTGATCCATTGTTCCCATGTCATGCCCTCCCATGTCGTGGCCGCTCATGTCGTGGGGGGCGCCGCCATGTCCGTCAGCCGCGGAACCCGGTTGGGCGATGGCGAGGGTAATGATAAAGGCAAATAACAGATTTCGCGTTTTCATGGTAACTCCTTATGCTTGATGATTGTCGGTTTTCCCCGGGGCAGCCTTTTCGGCTCCGGGGAGTGAACGGAGATCAGTGTTTTTCTTCCATAATTTGTAGATCGGCGGATAAACCAGCAATTCCATGAGAAAAGAGGTGACGAGTCCGCCGATCATCGGTGCCGCGATCCGTTTCATCACGTCCGCCCCGGCCGAAGTGGACCACATGATGGGCAGCAGTCCCATGAAGGCGGCGGCCACGGTCATGATCTTCGGCCGGGCCCGTTTGACCGCGCCGTGGATAATCGCCTCGTCCAGGCCCAGCATATCCTTTATCCTGCCCTGTCGCCGGGCTTCATGGTAGGAAAGGTCGAGAAAGAGAAGCATGAATACCCCTGTCTCGGCGTCAAGGCCAAGCAGCGCGATCATGCCCACCCAGGCGGCAATGGAGACATTATAGTCCAGGATGTAAAAGAGCCAGACCGCGCCTACCGCCGAAAAGGGCACGGCGAGCATGACCAGCCCGGCCTTGAAGGAGCTTCTGGTGTTCAGGTAAAGCAGCAGGAAAATGAGAAAGAGGGTGACCGGCACCACCAGTTTGAGACGTTCCCGCACCCGCAGCATGTTTTCATACTGGCCGCTCCACTGGAGAACATAGCCCTGGGCCGGCGTCAGCTCATCAGCCACCGCCCGTTTGGCCTCCTCCACATAGCCGCCCACATCCCGATTGGCGATGTCCACATAGACGTACCCGGCGAGAAAGCCGTTTTCGTCGCGCACCATGGCCGGCCCCTGCAGGAGCTGGATGTCGGCGAGCTGAGCGAGAGGTACCTGGATGCCGTCGCCTGCCGGAACAAGGACGCGGCCCAGCTGATCGACGTTTTCCCGCAGCTCCCGCGGATAGCGGATATTCACCGGGTAGCGCTCACGGCCTTCGACGGTGGTGGTGATGTTTTCTCCGCCCACCGCGGCCAGAATCACCCTTTGCACGTCATCAATGGTGAGGCCATAGCGGGCAAGCTGGTCGCGGCGCGGGACGAAATCGAGGAAAAAACCGCTGCCCACCCGTTCGGCAAAGACGCTTCTGGTGCCGGGGACCTGGCGCAAAATGCCTTCCAGCTCTTCGCCGATGCGTTGAATCTCGGCAAGATCGTCGCCGAAGATCTTGATGCCCACCGGCGTACGGATACCCGTGCTGAGCATGTCGATGCGGGCCTTGATCGGCATGGTCCAGGCATTGGTCACTCCGGGAAAGCGGACCACCTTGTCCATTTCAGCGATCAGTTCCTCATAGGAGATGTGGTCGGGCCAGATGGGCCGCACCAGAAAACCAAGAAAATCAGGCAGCCAACCGGAGTACCAGCGCTCCTTGGCACGCCACTGGCTTTCCGGTTTCAGTATCACCACGGTCTCCATCATGGAGAAAGGGGCCGGATCGGTGGAGGTGTCGGCCCGACCGGCCTTGCCCATGACGCGCTCCACCTCGGGAAAGGATTTCAGCAGCTTGTCCTGGGCGGTCATCAGCTCCTGGGCCAGCCCCACCGACAGTCCCGGCATGGTGGTGGGCATATAGAGGATGGAGCCCTCGTTGAGCGGCGGCATGAATTCGGAACCAAGTTTGAAGTAAACCGGGATACTCAAGGCGACAATCGCCGCTGCCGTGGCGATTGTCGCCTTGGGATGGCGCAGGGTGAAACGGCAGGTCGGTTCGTAGACCCGGCTGATGGCCCGGCTGATGGGATGCTGCTCCTCGGCGTAATAGGTGCCCACCAGGGCCGTGGTGGCAAGTCGAGCCAGGAAGCGCGGCTGAAAGGTAAAGGGGTCGATGCGGGCAAAAAGCATGCGCAGGGCCGGGTCAAGGGTAATGGCCAGGATCGCCGCCAGGCCCATGGCCAGGTTCTTGGACAGGGCCAGCGGCTTGAACAACCGGCCTTCCTGGTCCACCAGGGCAAAGATGGGGATAAAGGCCACGGCGATGACCAGCAGGGAAAAGAAGACCGAAGGCCCCACCTCTTTCAGGGCATTGAGCCGCACCTGATAAAAATCACCCTGCCTGCCGTTCTCCTGCCACTGGTGGATGCGGTTATAGGCGTTTTCCACCTCGACGATGGCCCCGTCCACCAGCACACCGATGGAGATGGCGATGCCGGCCAGGCTCATGATGTTGACCGTCACCCCGAGGTAGTAAAGGGGGATGAAGGCCAGCAGCACCGAAATGGGGATGGTGATGATGGGTACGATGGCGGACGGAATGTGCCAGAGGAAGAGAAGGATGACGGCGGAGACTATGATCATCTCCAGGATCAGTTCATGTTTTAAGGTGTCGATGGCCCGGGTGATGAGATCGGAACGGTCGTAGGCGGTGACGATGCGCACCCCCTTGGGCAGGGACGGCGCAATTTCCTGCAGACGCTCCTTGACTCGCTTGATGACGTTCAAGGCATTTTCTCCATGGCGCATGACGACGATGCCGCTGACATGGTCGCCCAGGCCGTCGAGATCGGCGACGCCGCGCCGGATCTCCGGACCAAGCTCAACCTGGGCCACATCCCGCAGCAATACCGGCACGCCCCCTGGTCCCACCTTGAGTGCGATACCGGCAAAATCCTCGATGCTCCGGGCATAACCGCGGCCGCGCACCATGTACTCGCTGCCGGCGAACTCCAGCACCCGGCCCCCCACCTCGTTGTTAGAGCGTCGCACCGCATCCACCACCGCATCTAAGGGCAGGCCGTACACCTCCAGCCGGTTCGGGTCAACGGTGATCTGGTACTGGCGCTGAAAACCGCCGACGGTCGCCACTTCAGCCACGCCCGGCACCGACTGAATCGCGTAGCGCAGGGTCCAGTCCTGGTAGGAACGGAGTTCGTCGAGCGAATGGGTGCCGGAATCATCCACCAGGGTATACTGATAGACCCAGCCGACGCCGGTGGCATCGGGGCCGAGCTCGGTGCGCACCTCCGGCGGCAGGCGCGAGGTAATCTTGGAAAGGTACTCAATGACCCGGGAACGGGCCCAGTAAATGTCGGTTCCGTCCTGGAAAATCACGTAGACAAAGGAATAGCCGAAATCGGAAAAGCCGCGGATGGCCTTGACGCCGGGTGCGCCCAGCAGGGAAGTGACAATGGGGTAGGTGACCTGATCCTCAATGATATCAGGCGACCGCTCCCAGCGCGAGTAAATGATGACCTGGGTGTCGGAGAGATCGGGCAGGGCGTCAAGCCGGATCTGTTTCAGGATATAGACGGCGACCAGGCAGCTGAAGCCCGCGCAGAAGAGGGTGATCAAACGGTTGCGGCCGCAGAAGTCAATGATGCGAGCGATCATTTCTTCTCTCCCTCGCCTTGTTTGTCCGTGCCTTTTTTGATGAGGCGAGAGGTGGTGGCCCGCAGCCGCGATTCCGAATCAAGGAGGAAATTGGCCTTCACCACCACCTTTTCACCGGCGCGGATGCCGGAGATGATCTGCACCTTGCCGTTGCCGCGCACTCCGGTTTCAATCTCCCGGGGCTCGAAGGTTCCCGCCTCGATTTCGACAAAGGCCAGCTTGCGCGTGCCGGTGTCCATGACCGCTGAATCAGGGATCACCACCCCTTCCGTCGAGGTCAGGTCAATGGCGACGTCGGCGTACATGGCGGGCTTGAGAAGGAATTCCTGGTTGGCGAATTCAAAGCGCACCTTCAGCGTCCG
The Desulfobulbaceae bacterium DB1 genome window above contains:
- a CDS encoding anion transporter; this encodes MPTIATTIFILTYAGVALGRIPGLALDRTGIALLGAIAMVVSGAVPLETAMGAIDLPTIVLLYGLMILSAQLRLGGFYTWIASRSTGLLHQPRLFLLVIMLLAALLSALLANDIICLAFTPVLAMALLRTGLNPLPFLLGLAAASNIGSAATIIGNPQNMLIGQVGRLDFADFLFWCSPPTLISLAGSYMIICFLYRNRFTLAFAARQPLAAGHWPEFNLLQSTKGIAATLLLVVFFFTDIPRELTAITTAGILLCSRKMRSRQMMELIDWHLLTLFCALFIVVQGIESINAPSRIIDMLNRTGVILTDPATLTGVSALLSNLVSNVPAAMLLIRFLDPAQPEQWYTLAVSSTFAGNLIVIGSIANLIVIEQAKKFGIEISFAEHARTGIPVTIFSLCTLLFFL
- a CDS encoding cation transporter codes for the protein MIARIIDFCGRNRLITLFCAGFSCLVAVYILKQIRLDALPDLSDTQVIIYSRWERSPDIIEDQVTYPIVTSLLGAPGVKAIRGFSDFGYSFVYVIFQDGTDIYWARSRVIEYLSKITSRLPPEVRTELGPDATGVGWVYQYTLVDDSGTHSLDELRSYQDWTLRYAIQSVPGVAEVATVGGFQRQYQITVDPNRLEVYGLPLDAVVDAVRRSNNEVGGRVLEFAGSEYMVRGRGYARSIEDFAGIALKVGPGGVPVLLRDVAQVELGPEIRRGVADLDGLGDHVSGIVVMRHGENALNVIKRVKERLQEIAPSLPKGVRIVTAYDRSDLITRAIDTLKHELILEMIIVSAVILLFLWHIPSAIVPIITIPISVLLAFIPLYYLGVTVNIMSLAGIAISIGVLVDGAIVEVENAYNRIHQWQENGRQGDFYQVRLNALKEVGPSVFFSLLVIAVAFIPIFALVDQEGRLFKPLALSKNLAMGLAAILAITLDPALRMLFARIDPFTFQPRFLARLATTALVGTYYAEEQHPISRAISRVYEPTCRFTLRHPKATIATAAAIVALSIPVYFKLGSEFMPPLNEGSILYMPTTMPGLSVGLAQELMTAQDKLLKSFPEVERVMGKAGRADTSTDPAPFSMMETVVILKPESQWRAKERWYSGWLPDFLGFLVRPIWPDHISYEELIAEMDKVVRFPGVTNAWTMPIKARIDMLSTGIRTPVGIKIFGDDLAEIQRIGEELEGILRQVPGTRSVFAERVGSGFFLDFVPRRDQLARYGLTIDDVQRVILAAVGGENITTTVEGRERYPVNIRYPRELRENVDQLGRVLVPAGDGIQVPLAQLADIQLLQGPAMVRDENGFLAGYVYVDIANRDVGGYVEEAKRAVADELTPAQGYVLQWSGQYENMLRVRERLKLVVPVTLFLIFLLLYLNTRSSFKAGLVMLAVPFSAVGAVWLFYILDYNVSIAAWVGMIALLGLDAETGVFMLLFLDLSYHEARRQGRIKDMLGLDEAIIHGAVKRARPKIMTVAAAFMGLLPIMWSTSAGADVMKRIAAPMIGGLVTSFLMELLVYPPIYKLWKKNTDLRSLPGAEKAAPGKTDNHQA
- a CDS encoding outer membrane protein assembly factor BamA; its protein translation is MRFCNVSPSRRTRLLCVVLFVLLLMGGTADGGAADGNGDVVLRLVFSGNDKVADSALEAAVADELDEFFDSDFPEAKADDAAFVIETVYKRQGYYFARVGYLLTVEPGATVLTFSIDEGPRVFVRNIIVTGNSAYSSKELLSFFEEKKGTLLGMGGLLFVEGEILDAVSSIRALYASEGFLQARIDPPEYLFSEDRGRVDIRLAISEGEKTVVGDVIFAGEMLPEARSDLEKLAGDLAGKPYLGRRKLMLRSGVQETYANLGYPEALVEIAEKRDAPLRVDLLCRITSGPRVTVSDIRVAGNNRTDREFILKRMTVQPGDLYSGRKKRESFQRLYQTGLFSRVTISLAEGQGSEERELLVRVEEALSRELFFTAGWGSYELLRGGAGFLDRNIFGYGRSFRFEAGGSVKSAAVDAAVRDSRIFGSDISADLPVFFHRREEPSFTGEELGASLLLSRNLRKDLSVSLRYLYSSTQTTDIVARDIPEQENNYTIAGFKLQATLDNRNDIFFPTGGHRIFGSAEVAEPSLGSGLSFYRCNFGARTFLPLDVKHTVALRYDTGVIVPGRNQITIPIGERYFNGGENTVRSFHQSELGPRDASGDPLGGMAFNILSIELRRLLMDNLAVTLFVDYGNISPNLSPEEEGGVPFADRQDVIDETFSDYFSDFRPALGMGLQYLLPVGPARLDFAWNPDRDAEREEDSFTVHFSIGMAF